Proteins encoded within one genomic window of Amycolatopsis nigrescens CSC17Ta-90:
- a CDS encoding type I polyketide synthase, which produces MKPTELRQWLVTRIAETCDLDPAAVDPARPLREYGLTSREAVLLAGELEDLLDRDLPTALIWQHPTIDALAGALLGEPAPESVPESEPVAAAEPIAVVGIGCRLPGGVDGPERFWRLLMDGDSAISDVPEERWAQFGHDSPEQAQRLSRLSRRGGFLDGISAFDAEFFGIAPREAAAMDPQQRLLLEVAWEALEQAGIAPESLRGSSAGVFVGISGNEYSHLTLNDLSRIDAWSGTGAALSIAANRLSYVLDLRGPSVAVDSACSSSLTAVHLAIQSLRSGESEVALAAGVNLLLAPGIVVNFDEMGVLSADGRCKAFDAAADGIARAEGAGVVVLKPLSKAVRDGDRVLAVLRGSAVNSDGRSNGLTAPNPEAQQALLRAAYRSSGVDPAEVDYVEAHGTGTLLGDPIEAGALGAVLGRDRPAERPLLLGSVKTNLGHLEAAAGITGLIKVVLALANRRIPASLNFTEPNPHIPFERLRLAVAAEQQQWPGTGRPARAGVSGFGFGGTNAHVVVEQAPAPPAVDPAPAGPGQFLLADATADRLRRRAGALADWLGDAGEFVELSDVEHSMARRAGGRHRAVVTARDRAELTSGLRSLAAGTATTGVATGVRDQAGPGVVWVFSGQGSHWAGMGRRLLTDEPAFATAVDEIDRALAAESGPSLRATLESGTVPTAFAELQPVLFGTQLALARLWQSYGAAPSAIVGHSLGEVAAAVVAGAVSLADGAAIAVRRSRLLAGTAGSGAMAALELGAEETQALLAGYPGVDIAVFNAPRQTVVSGAADQVRELAAVVERRGLMARLVKSEVAGHSRLVDEAAKDLRAELSGLAATGPSIPFYRAASDEARADGPLDAGYWVGNVRRPVRFTQAISAAIEDGFRTFVEISPHPVLFHAVTETAAAQSAGVQVLPTLRRDEDEARRFHAGRGALLALGGHRPATTGRLLDLPTTRWERRDHWARPVSRRAAVGAHPLLGTHIELPEERTHLWQADLGTLSQPWLAEHTADRVDDRPVLPAGCFAELALVAASTALGVPPARVELTGLSLPKLLPLTEHTPVTTTFSADETGGRIRVHTKTAEGSWVLHAQAKAVLHAEPAVPEPLDRRGRTEVPAPDEGAKPGYLLHPVLLQDCLRTLTGALAHGGDEVPLVTGFGSVRLSGDPAAATAGQVRIADGSLGELRLADGDGKALLTVTGIRLHAVPHAEVAAPLRDRLLDRVWRPAEPPAARDAGPSLILAAPGNPLASRLRTTLEVLGGPVRVLPDTEPDAIRDALDTERPASVVLLLEDGDPDGLESGRRGVLKAAELTRLLSGLGGTPPRLWLVTGSAAAVLPEEPGRPGPASVRGLVRVLTFEHPALRASWLDLDASDVDRAAAEAAVELAAGAADDEVAWRGGRRYVARLGATATSAGAPVPAVRADGGYVVTGGLGGLGLLLATWLAERGAGRIVLNGRSAPKPAVQAMIEELRSAGTAIEVVLGDVAESGVAEALFAAAGNGAVPRGLLHGAAVFEDQPVAEVDAGSLRRSWLPKADGAWRLHEASAGLDLDWWLGFSSAAALHGGPGQPAYATANAYLDALAALRRARGLPATTINWGTWAEVGAAADKEIPWMYAIRPGEGVELVEHVLSTGIGSLGALRMNVPKLIEGFPNVLDVPFFTELLGKHAEAARQRSGWPGIEAVRDREPAEIRALAGTQLRARIASVTGLEAEALPDDVALTSLGVDSLLAVRIGNALQHDFAATPPMSLLLRGADLAALRDWLFAELGVADRPELPRQRRTRGDLVPPRDAAERLVVAAWQEVLGAPVGVTSEFDGDEAAAERVAGLLRERGGHEFATAELFARRTPELMAELIRNADTARSGPVRVLRESGDQRPLFFFHPGGGDTAVFRQLVGHLAPGVPAYGLDHVPGPVTVEDRVEAWLPEIRRIQPSGPYRLAGWSFGGFLAFEAAQRLTAAGERVELLAMVDSILPLPHPPGLSEVEVLERRFARFAEFLETSYGKGVNLPYEEMARLDDVAQAEFLAERIRAAGVVDERVGEAILTHQQRSFLDVRMLERYQPDGYDGPVVYYSPADQVPGGMRDERFDRTDPARGWDSICRDLEVVTVPGHHLSVLDPPNVEVIAAHLQRALDGLRARYSRV; this is translated from the coding sequence ATGAAGCCGACCGAACTGCGCCAGTGGCTGGTCACCCGGATCGCCGAAACCTGCGACCTCGACCCGGCCGCGGTGGACCCGGCCCGGCCGCTGCGCGAGTACGGCCTGACGTCGCGGGAAGCCGTGCTGCTGGCGGGTGAGCTGGAGGATCTGCTCGACCGCGACCTGCCCACCGCGCTGATCTGGCAGCATCCGACGATCGACGCGCTGGCCGGCGCGCTGCTGGGCGAACCCGCGCCCGAGTCCGTCCCGGAATCCGAGCCGGTGGCCGCCGCGGAACCGATCGCGGTGGTCGGCATCGGCTGCCGGCTGCCCGGCGGGGTGGACGGTCCGGAACGGTTCTGGCGGCTGCTCATGGACGGCGACTCGGCCATCTCCGACGTGCCGGAGGAACGCTGGGCGCAGTTCGGGCACGACTCCCCGGAACAAGCGCAGCGGCTGTCCCGGCTCAGTCGCCGCGGCGGTTTCCTGGACGGGATCTCCGCCTTCGACGCCGAGTTCTTCGGCATCGCCCCGCGGGAAGCCGCCGCGATGGACCCGCAGCAGCGGCTGCTGCTCGAAGTGGCCTGGGAGGCGCTGGAGCAGGCCGGTATCGCACCGGAAAGCCTGCGCGGCAGCTCCGCCGGGGTGTTCGTCGGGATCAGCGGGAACGAGTACAGCCACCTGACCCTGAACGACCTCAGCCGGATCGACGCCTGGTCCGGCACCGGTGCGGCGCTGAGCATCGCGGCCAACCGGCTCTCCTACGTGCTGGACCTGCGCGGGCCGAGCGTGGCCGTGGACAGTGCCTGCTCGTCCTCGCTGACCGCGGTGCACCTGGCGATCCAGAGCCTGCGGTCCGGGGAAAGCGAGGTGGCGCTGGCCGCCGGGGTGAACCTGCTGCTGGCCCCCGGCATCGTGGTCAACTTCGACGAAATGGGCGTGCTCTCCGCCGACGGCAGGTGCAAGGCCTTCGACGCGGCCGCGGACGGCATCGCGCGGGCCGAGGGCGCCGGGGTCGTGGTGCTCAAGCCGCTGTCCAAGGCGGTCCGCGACGGCGACCGCGTGCTGGCCGTGCTGCGCGGCTCGGCGGTCAACTCCGACGGCCGCTCCAACGGCCTCACCGCGCCGAATCCCGAGGCGCAGCAAGCACTTCTGCGAGCCGCGTACCGCTCGTCCGGGGTCGACCCCGCCGAGGTCGACTACGTGGAGGCGCACGGTACCGGCACCCTGCTCGGTGACCCGATCGAGGCCGGCGCGCTCGGCGCGGTGCTCGGCCGGGACCGGCCGGCGGAACGTCCGCTGCTGCTCGGTTCGGTGAAGACGAACCTCGGCCACCTGGAGGCCGCGGCCGGCATCACCGGCCTGATCAAGGTGGTGCTCGCGCTGGCCAACCGCCGGATCCCGGCCAGCCTGAACTTCACCGAACCCAACCCGCACATCCCGTTCGAGCGGCTGCGGCTCGCGGTCGCCGCCGAACAGCAGCAGTGGCCGGGCACCGGACGGCCGGCCAGGGCCGGGGTGTCCGGGTTCGGCTTCGGCGGCACCAACGCGCACGTGGTCGTGGAGCAGGCACCCGCCCCGCCGGCCGTCGATCCGGCGCCCGCCGGGCCTGGCCAGTTCCTGCTCGCCGACGCCACCGCGGACCGGCTGCGCCGTCGCGCCGGGGCGCTCGCCGACTGGCTCGGCGACGCCGGCGAGTTCGTCGAACTGTCCGATGTGGAGCATTCGATGGCGCGCCGCGCCGGCGGCAGGCACCGGGCGGTGGTCACCGCCCGCGACCGGGCCGAACTGACCAGCGGGCTGCGCTCGCTGGCCGCCGGCACCGCCACGACCGGGGTGGCCACCGGCGTTCGCGATCAGGCCGGTCCCGGGGTGGTCTGGGTGTTCTCCGGCCAAGGCTCGCACTGGGCCGGGATGGGACGTCGGCTGCTGACCGACGAGCCAGCCTTCGCCACCGCCGTGGACGAGATCGACCGGGCACTCGCCGCCGAGTCCGGGCCGTCGCTGCGCGCCACGCTGGAAAGCGGCACCGTGCCGACGGCCTTCGCCGAACTGCAGCCGGTGCTCTTCGGCACGCAGCTCGCGCTGGCCAGGCTGTGGCAGTCCTACGGTGCGGCGCCGTCGGCGATCGTCGGGCATTCGCTCGGCGAGGTCGCCGCCGCGGTGGTCGCGGGCGCGGTATCGCTGGCCGACGGTGCGGCGATCGCGGTCCGGCGCTCCCGGCTGCTCGCCGGGACAGCGGGCAGCGGCGCGATGGCCGCACTGGAACTCGGCGCGGAAGAGACCCAGGCCCTGCTGGCCGGCTACCCCGGCGTGGACATCGCGGTGTTCAACGCACCGCGGCAGACCGTGGTGTCCGGGGCGGCCGACCAGGTTCGCGAGCTGGCCGCGGTGGTCGAGCGGCGCGGACTGATGGCGCGGCTGGTCAAGTCCGAGGTCGCGGGACACTCCAGGCTGGTGGACGAGGCGGCCAAGGACCTGCGCGCCGAACTGTCCGGCCTCGCCGCCACGGGGCCGTCGATTCCCTTCTACCGCGCGGCTTCCGACGAGGCCCGCGCCGACGGCCCGCTGGACGCGGGCTACTGGGTCGGCAACGTGCGCCGCCCGGTCCGGTTCACCCAGGCGATCTCGGCGGCGATCGAAGACGGGTTCCGCACCTTCGTGGAGATCTCGCCGCATCCGGTGCTGTTCCACGCGGTGACCGAGACCGCGGCCGCGCAGAGCGCCGGGGTGCAGGTGCTGCCCACGCTGCGCCGCGACGAGGACGAAGCACGGCGGTTCCACGCCGGCCGCGGCGCGCTGCTCGCGCTCGGCGGGCACCGGCCCGCGACCACCGGCAGGCTGCTCGACCTGCCCACCACCCGCTGGGAGCGCCGGGACCACTGGGCACGCCCGGTTTCCCGGCGGGCCGCCGTGGGGGCCCACCCGCTGCTCGGTACCCACATCGAACTGCCGGAGGAGCGGACCCACCTGTGGCAGGCCGACCTCGGCACGCTCAGCCAGCCGTGGCTCGCGGAGCACACCGCCGACCGGGTCGACGACCGACCGGTACTGCCGGCCGGCTGCTTCGCCGAACTCGCGCTGGTGGCCGCGTCCACCGCGCTCGGCGTGCCGCCGGCCAGGGTCGAGCTGACCGGGCTCAGCCTGCCCAAGCTGCTGCCGCTGACCGAGCACACCCCGGTCACCACCACCTTCAGCGCGGACGAAACCGGTGGCCGGATTCGCGTGCACACCAAGACCGCCGAGGGCTCGTGGGTGCTGCACGCACAGGCGAAGGCGGTCCTGCACGCCGAACCCGCCGTCCCGGAACCGCTCGACCGGCGCGGGCGCACCGAAGTGCCCGCACCGGACGAAGGCGCGAAGCCGGGCTATCTGCTGCACCCGGTGCTGCTGCAGGACTGCCTCCGGACGCTGACCGGCGCACTCGCGCACGGCGGCGACGAGGTCCCGCTGGTCACCGGGTTCGGCTCGGTGCGGCTTTCCGGCGACCCGGCCGCCGCGACCGCGGGCCAGGTCCGCATTGCCGACGGCTCGCTCGGCGAGCTGAGGCTGGCCGACGGCGATGGCAAGGCGCTGCTCACCGTCACCGGGATCCGGCTGCACGCCGTACCGCACGCCGAAGTGGCCGCACCGCTGCGGGACCGGCTGCTGGACCGGGTCTGGCGCCCTGCCGAGCCACCAGCCGCCAGGGACGCCGGCCCGTCCCTGATCCTCGCCGCTCCCGGCAACCCGCTGGCCAGCCGTCTGCGAACCACGCTCGAAGTGCTTGGCGGTCCAGTGCGCGTGCTGCCGGACACCGAACCGGACGCGATCCGCGACGCACTGGACACCGAGCGGCCCGCTTCGGTCGTGCTGCTGCTCGAAGACGGCGATCCGGACGGCCTGGAAAGCGGCCGGCGCGGGGTGCTCAAGGCCGCCGAACTGACCCGGCTGCTGTCCGGGCTCGGTGGTACCCCGCCGCGGCTGTGGCTGGTTACCGGCTCGGCCGCGGCCGTACTGCCCGAGGAGCCAGGCCGTCCCGGGCCGGCGTCCGTGCGCGGACTGGTCCGGGTGCTCACCTTCGAGCATCCGGCGCTGCGGGCGAGCTGGCTCGATCTCGACGCGTCCGATGTGGACCGTGCCGCGGCCGAAGCGGCGGTGGAGCTGGCCGCCGGTGCCGCCGACGACGAGGTCGCCTGGCGCGGCGGCCGCCGGTACGTCGCCAGGCTGGGCGCGACCGCCACCTCGGCGGGCGCGCCGGTGCCCGCGGTGCGAGCCGACGGCGGCTACGTGGTCACCGGTGGGCTCGGCGGGCTCGGCCTGCTGCTGGCCACCTGGCTTGCCGAACGGGGCGCCGGCCGGATCGTCCTCAATGGACGGTCAGCGCCGAAGCCGGCGGTGCAGGCGATGATCGAGGAGCTGCGCTCGGCCGGCACCGCGATCGAGGTGGTGCTCGGCGACGTCGCCGAGTCCGGGGTGGCCGAGGCGCTGTTCGCCGCCGCTGGGAACGGCGCGGTCCCCCGCGGCCTGCTGCACGGCGCGGCCGTGTTCGAAGACCAGCCGGTGGCCGAGGTGGACGCGGGCTCGCTCCGGCGGTCCTGGCTGCCCAAGGCGGACGGCGCCTGGCGCCTGCACGAGGCCAGTGCCGGACTGGACCTGGACTGGTGGCTCGGCTTCTCCTCCGCCGCCGCGCTGCACGGCGGCCCAGGTCAGCCCGCCTACGCCACCGCGAACGCCTACCTGGACGCGCTGGCCGCGCTGCGGCGGGCGCGGGGTCTGCCCGCGACCACGATCAACTGGGGCACCTGGGCCGAGGTCGGTGCGGCGGCGGACAAGGAGATCCCGTGGATGTACGCGATCCGGCCCGGTGAAGGGGTCGAGCTGGTGGAGCACGTGCTGTCCACCGGGATCGGCTCGCTCGGCGCGCTGCGGATGAACGTGCCCAAGCTGATCGAGGGCTTCCCGAACGTGCTCGACGTGCCGTTCTTCACCGAGCTGCTCGGCAAGCACGCCGAAGCCGCCCGGCAACGTTCCGGCTGGCCGGGAATCGAGGCGGTGCGGGACCGCGAACCGGCCGAGATCCGGGCGCTGGCCGGCACCCAGCTGCGGGCCAGGATCGCGTCCGTCACCGGGCTGGAAGCCGAGGCGCTGCCGGACGACGTCGCGCTGACCAGCCTCGGCGTCGACTCGCTGCTCGCGGTGCGGATCGGCAACGCGCTCCAGCACGACTTCGCGGCCACGCCGCCGATGTCGCTGCTGCTGCGCGGGGCGGACCTGGCCGCGCTGCGGGACTGGCTGTTCGCCGAGCTCGGCGTGGCCGACCGGCCGGAACTGCCCCGGCAGCGCCGCACCCGGGGTGACCTGGTGCCGCCGCGCGATGCGGCGGAACGGCTGGTGGTGGCCGCCTGGCAGGAGGTGCTCGGCGCACCGGTCGGAGTGACCAGCGAGTTCGACGGGGACGAAGCGGCGGCGGAGCGAGTCGCCGGACTGCTGCGCGAACGCGGCGGGCACGAGTTCGCCACCGCCGAGCTGTTCGCCCGCCGCACTCCGGAGCTGATGGCCGAGCTGATCCGCAACGCGGACACCGCCAGGTCCGGTCCGGTGCGGGTGCTGCGCGAGTCCGGTGACCAGCGGCCGTTGTTCTTCTTCCATCCCGGCGGCGGGGACACCGCGGTGTTCCGGCAGCTGGTCGGCCACCTCGCACCCGGTGTGCCCGCGTACGGGCTCGATCACGTGCCGGGGCCGGTCACCGTGGAGGACCGGGTCGAGGCCTGGCTGCCCGAGATCCGCCGGATCCAGCCGAGCGGCCCGTACCGGCTGGCTGGCTGGTCGTTCGGTGGCTTCCTGGCCTTCGAAGCGGCGCAGCGGCTCACCGCGGCCGGCGAGCGGGTGGAGCTGCTGGCCATGGTGGACTCCATCCTGCCGCTGCCGCATCCGCCCGGACTGTCCGAAGTGGAAGTGCTGGAACGGCGGTTCGCCCGGTTCGCCGAGTTCCTCGAAACCAGTTACGGAAAGGGCGTGAACCTGCCCTACGAGGAGATGGCCAGGCTGGACGACGTGGCGCAGGCCGAGTTCCTCGCCGAGCGGATCCGCGCGGCCGGGGTGGTGGACGAGCGCGTCGGCGAGGCGATCCTGACCCACCAGCAGCGGTCCTTTTTGGACGTTCGCATGCTGGAGCGGTACCAGCCAGACGGCTATGACGGCCCCGTCGTCTACTACAGCCCGGCGGACCAGGTGCCGGGCGGGATGCGGGACGAGCGGTTCGACCGCACCGACCCGGCGCGGGGCTGGGACTCGATCTGCCGCGACCTGGAGGTGGTCACCGTGCCGGGGCACCACCTGTCCGTGCTCGACCCGCCCAACGTCGAGGTGATCGCGGCGCACCTGCAACGCGCGCTCGACGGGCTGCGGGCCCGGTACAGCAGGGTCTGA
- a CDS encoding PucR family transcriptional regulator, producing the protein MTSPGKETLRPVLDELLADPVRLDAVVDRLVRRIRAEVPEYRTLPPSDLRAGNRSIVFAALGQLRAGRLPDRLELRDITAVGADRARRGMSLAAVLAAYRIGAQEFWDALAKMARDGGADDGTLLETVQLIYRWLDRVTVAAATAHREVELRSAREDEQRIGEALRALLTQPGAEEPSARALFQLGLDPAGRYAALHGRLNPGVGVSALRETVAAGGLLAAVGHRDVHQEVLGLLSVESTAPVELDPELGTFGVGPWCPAAELHSSYLTAGRALAAALRLGAPGAHSMQTLRLAGVAATDPAMTRILAERLLVPLEAKGEYGEDIWRTVRCYLRHGMRVDDTAAALHVHPNTLRHRLGHFADLTGADLRDPADLAEVWWLSVVPRS; encoded by the coding sequence ATGACGTCTCCGGGGAAAGAGACGCTCCGGCCGGTATTGGACGAACTGCTCGCCGACCCGGTCCGGCTGGACGCGGTGGTGGATCGGCTGGTCCGGCGGATCCGCGCCGAGGTGCCGGAGTACCGCACGCTGCCGCCGTCGGACCTGCGGGCCGGCAACCGCAGCATCGTGTTCGCCGCGCTCGGGCAGCTGCGGGCGGGGCGGCTGCCGGACCGGCTGGAGCTGCGGGACATCACCGCGGTCGGCGCGGACAGGGCGCGGCGCGGGATGAGCCTGGCCGCGGTGCTCGCCGCCTACCGGATCGGTGCGCAGGAGTTCTGGGACGCACTGGCCAAGATGGCGCGCGACGGCGGCGCGGACGACGGCACCTTGCTGGAGACCGTGCAGCTGATCTACCGCTGGCTGGACCGGGTCACCGTGGCCGCGGCCACCGCGCACCGCGAGGTGGAACTGCGCAGCGCGCGCGAGGACGAGCAGCGGATCGGCGAGGCGCTGCGGGCGCTGCTCACCCAGCCCGGCGCGGAGGAGCCCAGCGCGCGGGCGCTGTTCCAGCTCGGCCTCGACCCGGCGGGCCGGTATGCCGCGCTGCACGGCAGGCTGAATCCCGGCGTCGGTGTCTCCGCGCTGCGCGAGACGGTGGCGGCAGGCGGGCTGCTCGCCGCTGTCGGCCACCGGGACGTGCACCAGGAGGTGCTCGGCCTGCTGAGCGTGGAGAGCACCGCGCCGGTCGAGCTGGATCCCGAGCTGGGCACCTTCGGCGTCGGGCCGTGGTGCCCGGCGGCCGAGCTGCACTCCTCCTATCTCACCGCCGGCCGGGCACTGGCCGCCGCGCTGCGACTCGGCGCCCCCGGCGCGCATTCGATGCAGACGCTGCGGCTGGCCGGGGTCGCCGCCACCGACCCGGCGATGACCAGAATCCTCGCCGAGCGCCTGCTCGTCCCGCTGGAGGCGAAGGGCGAGTACGGCGAGGACATCTGGCGCACCGTCCGCTGCTACCTGCGGCACGGGATGCGGGTGGACGACACGGCCGCGGCCCTGCACGTCCACCCGAACACCCTGCGGCACCGGCTCGGCCACTTCGCCGACCTCACCGGCGCGGACCTGCGCGACCCGGCCGACCTGGCGGAGGTGTGGTGGCTGAGCGTCGTGCCGCGCTCGTGA
- a CDS encoding AMP-binding protein: MQPTPLGTKLAQLAEADPDRAAVTCGAVTLSRRELDLRSNALAREYAARGVGQDSLVTIGLPNGVEFILAALAAWKLGATPQPVSFRLPEAELTAVLELADPDLVVGLAAADRAAVPAEFEPGAATDPLPPAVAGAWKAPTSGGSTGRPKVILAGHPACAEVLELYANLFGMPENGVHLVSGPLYHNAPFMMSAAALFAGNHVVVLPKFDPAELLRLIGEHGVDWTFLVPTMMHRIWRLPAPEREAADVSSLRVVLHGAAPCPPWLKRAWLDWLGPERVHELYASTEAQAGCLISGTEWLEHPGSVGRVRQGEMRILDDEHQDVPTGEVGEIWMRPDPGGPLTYRYLGDTATTLPGGWESQGDLGRMDADGYLYLADRKPDMILVGGSNVFPAEVEAALDEHPAVLSSCVIGLPDDDYGNLVHAVVQVSTPVTEEELLAHLRERLVSYKLPRRIEFVDRPLRDEAGKIRRAQVRAERLAGAS, translated from the coding sequence ATGCAGCCCACGCCCCTGGGGACGAAGCTCGCGCAACTCGCCGAGGCCGATCCGGACCGGGCGGCGGTGACCTGCGGTGCGGTGACGCTCAGCCGGCGCGAGCTGGACCTGCGCAGCAACGCGCTCGCCCGCGAGTACGCGGCCCGCGGCGTCGGGCAGGACAGCCTGGTGACGATCGGGCTGCCGAACGGGGTGGAGTTCATCCTGGCCGCGCTGGCCGCCTGGAAGCTCGGCGCCACCCCGCAGCCGGTGTCCTTCCGGCTGCCGGAAGCGGAGCTGACCGCGGTGCTGGAGCTGGCCGACCCCGATCTCGTCGTCGGACTGGCCGCGGCCGACCGGGCCGCGGTGCCAGCCGAGTTCGAGCCCGGTGCCGCCACGGACCCGCTACCACCGGCCGTCGCCGGCGCGTGGAAGGCGCCGACCTCGGGTGGCAGCACCGGACGGCCCAAGGTCATCCTGGCCGGCCACCCGGCCTGCGCCGAGGTGCTCGAGCTCTACGCGAACCTGTTCGGCATGCCGGAGAACGGGGTGCACCTGGTGTCCGGGCCGCTGTACCACAACGCCCCGTTCATGATGTCCGCCGCGGCGCTGTTCGCCGGCAACCACGTGGTGGTGCTGCCCAAGTTCGATCCGGCCGAGCTGCTGCGGCTGATCGGCGAGCACGGGGTGGACTGGACCTTCCTGGTGCCGACCATGATGCACCGGATCTGGCGGCTGCCCGCGCCCGAACGCGAAGCGGCGGACGTGTCGAGCCTCCGGGTCGTGCTGCACGGTGCCGCGCCCTGTCCGCCGTGGCTCAAGCGCGCCTGGCTGGACTGGCTCGGCCCGGAGCGCGTCCACGAGCTGTACGCCAGCACCGAGGCACAGGCGGGCTGCCTGATCAGCGGGACCGAGTGGCTCGAGCATCCCGGCAGCGTCGGCCGGGTCCGCCAAGGCGAGATGCGCATCCTGGACGACGAGCACCAGGACGTGCCCACCGGCGAGGTGGGCGAGATCTGGATGCGGCCGGACCCTGGCGGCCCGCTCACCTACCGGTATCTCGGGGACACCGCGACCACCCTGCCCGGCGGCTGGGAGTCCCAGGGCGACCTCGGCCGGATGGACGCCGACGGCTACCTGTACCTGGCCGACCGCAAGCCGGACATGATCCTGGTCGGCGGGTCCAATGTGTTCCCGGCCGAGGTGGAGGCCGCGCTCGACGAGCATCCCGCGGTGCTCAGCAGCTGCGTGATCGGCCTGCCCGACGACGACTACGGCAACCTGGTGCACGCCGTCGTCCAGGTCAGCACGCCGGTCACCGAGGAGGAACTGCTGGCACATCTGCGCGAGCGGCTGGTCAGCTACAAGCTGCCGCGCCGCATCGAGTTCGTGGACCGGCCGCTGCGGGACGAGGCCGGCAAGATCCGACGCGCGCAGGTCCGGGCCGAACGCCTGGCCGGTGCCTCATGA
- a CDS encoding fatty acyl-AMP ligase translates to MGLHVEFEPLTGSLARLAAQDRPAFTFVDYGEDRNGVEHTITWPELDRRARAIAALLTEITGPGERVAVLCPQNLDYVAAFLGSLYAGVIAVPLFAPEVSSHGARLVGALADCDPEVWLTSESALASIHELRDGHPVPRPKHVVTVDTVDPARADGFEPVPVSPERPAYLQYTSGSTRSPAGAVITHRALAVNAAQVRTGFAVTESSTCVGWLPFFHDMGLIQLLCLPVSAGCHSVFTTPFSFTRKPVRWLRLLGGYPDTITAAPNFAFEYAAAKLSEQDRAELDLSGVRTAINGSEPVRASTIAGFQAACGPLGFAPEAHKPSYGLAEATVFVSTTPAGAAPRIVTLDRAKLGEGEAVVVEPGHDRALALVTAGKPVEQLVRIVSIDEGRVLPDGSVGEIWVHGPNVADGYWRQPERSAETFAGELSDAEESTPATGWLRTGDLGVRHEGELFITGRLKDLIIIDGKNHYPQDIEATAQGAHPAIRRDRLAVFSVEKDGREGPVVVAEFSQHVSAGDRQLEDVGRVVRAAVAQHHDLRLLDFVLVRPGTVARTSSGKIARAATRKAYLSGTLDREEATV, encoded by the coding sequence ATGGGTTTGCACGTCGAATTCGAGCCGCTAACCGGCTCCCTCGCACGGCTGGCCGCTCAGGATCGGCCGGCGTTCACGTTCGTCGACTACGGCGAGGACCGCAACGGCGTCGAGCACACCATCACCTGGCCCGAGCTGGACCGCCGGGCACGTGCGATCGCCGCGCTGCTGACCGAGATCACCGGTCCCGGCGAGCGGGTCGCGGTGCTCTGCCCGCAGAACCTCGACTACGTGGCCGCCTTCCTCGGCTCGCTGTACGCGGGCGTGATCGCGGTGCCGCTGTTCGCCCCCGAGGTGAGCAGCCACGGCGCGCGGCTGGTCGGCGCACTGGCCGACTGCGACCCGGAGGTGTGGCTCACCTCGGAGTCCGCGCTGGCCAGCATCCACGAGCTGCGCGACGGCCATCCGGTACCCCGGCCGAAGCACGTGGTCACCGTGGACACGGTCGATCCGGCGCGCGCGGACGGGTTCGAGCCGGTGCCGGTGTCCCCGGAGCGTCCGGCGTACCTGCAGTACACCTCCGGTTCCACCCGCAGCCCGGCCGGCGCGGTGATCACCCACCGCGCGCTGGCCGTGAACGCCGCACAGGTCCGCACCGGGTTCGCGGTCACCGAGTCCAGCACCTGCGTCGGCTGGCTGCCGTTCTTCCACGACATGGGCCTGATCCAGCTGCTGTGCCTGCCGGTCAGCGCGGGCTGCCATTCGGTGTTCACCACCCCGTTCTCCTTCACCCGCAAACCGGTGCGCTGGCTCAGACTGCTCGGAGGCTATCCGGACACCATCACCGCGGCGCCGAACTTCGCCTTCGAGTACGCCGCCGCGAAACTGTCCGAACAGGACCGTGCCGAGCTCGACCTGAGCGGGGTGCGCACCGCGATCAACGGCAGCGAGCCGGTGCGGGCGAGCACCATCGCCGGCTTCCAGGCCGCCTGCGGCCCGCTCGGCTTCGCGCCGGAAGCGCACAAACCGTCCTACGGCCTTGCCGAAGCGACCGTGTTCGTCAGCACCACCCCGGCCGGTGCCGCGCCCAGGATCGTCACCCTGGACCGGGCCAAGCTGGGCGAGGGCGAAGCCGTCGTGGTGGAGCCAGGGCACGATCGAGCGCTGGCGCTGGTCACCGCCGGTAAGCCGGTGGAGCAGCTGGTGCGCATCGTGAGCATCGACGAGGGCAGGGTGCTGCCCGACGGCTCGGTGGGCGAGATCTGGGTGCACGGTCCGAACGTTGCCGACGGCTATTGGCGCCAGCCGGAGCGGTCCGCGGAGACCTTCGCCGGCGAGCTGAGCGACGCGGAGGAGTCCACCCCGGCCACCGGCTGGCTGCGCACCGGCGATCTCGGCGTACGGCACGAGGGCGAGCTGTTCATCACCGGCAGGCTCAAGGACTTGATCATCATCGACGGCAAGAACCACTACCCGCAGGACATCGAGGCGACCGCGCAGGGGGCGCATCCGGCCATCCGCCGGGACCGGCTCGCGGTGTTCAGCGTCGAGAAAGACGGCCGCGAAGGACCCGTGGTGGTGGCCGAGTTCTCCCAGCACGTATCCGCCGGGGACCGCCAGCTCGAAGACGTCGGCCGGGTCGTGCGGGCCGCCGTCGCCCAGCACCACGACCTGCGTCTGCTCGACTTCGTGCTGGTCCGACCCGGCACGGTGGCGCGCACCTCCAGCGGCAAGATCGCCCGCGCGGCGACCCGGAAGGCGTACCTGAGCGGCACCTTGGACAGAGAAGAGGCCACCGTATGA